The window TGACAAATATTAAATGACAAACACTAGAAGACAGTGACTAGCTTCCAACGGCTAGTTTACAAAGACAACATGACAAATATTAAATGACAAACACTACAAGACACTAACTAGCTTCCAACGGCTAGTTTACAAACTACATTCTCCTAGAATAAATGTCTTGCAGCAGCTTGGCGTGACTCTCTCGTTGAGTCTCATTCATTATAGTTGTATCCGCCATGATGATTTTTAGATCCTGCTCCTTCGCCCTTCTTTCTTCCTTTTTCTGTTCGTTAGTAACAAATTCCTCCATCAAAGACAATCTTTTACAAGTAGAAGACTTCAATATTTCTAACTCTTCACAAGCCTTTGTCACTTTTTCCTTTCCCTTTCGCTTAGTCGCTTTTGTACCTTTCGGACGAACAGGTGATTCCACATCATTTGTAGATGTTGGCGTTTCATTATTTGTAGATGAAGAATAGGCTCCAGTATCACTCAATTTAGTTCTCTTCATGCTTCCACTATTTGTTGAAGGAGCTCTCCACTTGGGTTGTCTCCGAAGCTCATTCCAATGCTTATCAAAATTGGACTTCTTTTTGTATTTTGCTACGTGGAGTTCATGAGCTAGCTGAGTTATGTTGTCCAAGTTTGAACCACTCCCTACTCTTCGCTTAGCTTGATCATAACACGCTCCATATCTTCGAGCTCCTTCATTTATCCGTTGCCACCTTTTTTTCATTGCAATACCTCCTCTCTTGATGAGGTCGGGAATACTTTCTTCGCAATATTCACGAATTCGCTCCCAAAATGTTTCACCTTTTTGATCAGTACCAATCATAGAATCAGTTGATACATTTAACCACGCACTTATTAGGAGCTTGTCTTCATTCCATTTCCATTGACCAATAGCTTCTCGTATGTCTTCAACCTCATGACAATCATCGTTGAGATCAATTGTATTAGTGCCCTCAAAAACAGAAAATTGAGAATTTGGAGAATTTTGATTATCGACGGgtatttgaaaatttggaaCATATGGAAATTGATATTGTGAATTTTGAGCACCGGGAAAAAAAGGATTTAAAAATGGAAATTGAGGATTAGGAGTTTGGacattcgaattaaaattttgtggaCTAGAAAATTGAGTATTTGGATTATGAGTATTTGGGTTTGGAAAATAAGAATTTGGAAAATAATATGGAAATTGGGTATTGGGGACTTGAGAATTTGGGTTAGAAGGTGGAGAATTATTTGGATTCATTTTTGTTGaatttgacaaaaataatatgaatgatAGAAGTGTGAAAAATGAGTAAGAAGAGTGAGTATTTATAGGacctttttttttacaaaaaattaaataaataaactaacGGTGATATTTACGTTTGTAAAACAACGGCTATTGTAACGTTATGATAAAAAAGAGAAGCAGGTGTGCAGGTTTTATGCAGCTTTAATCCATTCAGGCCTGGCCAGCTTCCCGGGCCTGACCAGTTTTTTCTCGCTCCTCCAATGCATGCAGCCACTTGCCAGATCAGTTTGGGAGTCCCCAGGCAGCAAGTAGGCTTGCGCTGGGGATGCTCTAAGAGACAGGGCATGTTCGCCAACCAGCCACTTCCACTTCTTTTCATAAACAAGCAacttctatttttcttgacccgtttgtataAAGAAGTATAAGCACTTCAAAAGAGCTGTGAATACTAGTTTTTCTCTCTcagcttctacttattttcaaaacacgttaataacttataagtttcaATTTACTTCTTACttctaattcatttttatactttaagtaagaagcacttcttttaagtttacTCAGACGGTTCCATAATAGTACTTAATACCAACGTAGACAAACAACTATTCCGAACAAGAAGCTCTACTATGGTCTTCCTGTTTCTCCAACGGCTTGAAATAAGAAACGCATGTAACATTAATAATTTGCAAATGGATCTGCTGGTTCACCGATCATTGAtggtattaattaattaaatttattttttgatggcAAGTTTCTGAAAAATCAATAGTTTTGTGATTAAAAAAAGTCCATTTTTTTATGAGTTAACAGAATACATTCTAATGTTAAGGTAACGTTGGTAACAAGAACAAAAAGATTTATAGTTCACTAATACTTTTCTAAATAGTTAGATAGTtgagtgataaaaaaaattcatttttccaTATATATTCGACAGAGCTAAGTTTTTTTGGAGTTATCCCGTGCATTTTACATGACACCAATTTCACAagaaataatatctttgattcagttttcatattttaataaaagaatATACTATATGTGTATGAAAATTTACTTGTTTCCTTACAAATTGGCCAAATATTAGTGATTTAGAGCATTCCATATTGAAATTTAAAGATAAATAGAATTTTTTATATCTCTCAAATATATTACATCTTTCATTCTAATACGTGGGACTAGCACAATATGCAGTTAACAgatcagaaaaaaataattattttagagcCAAACAGAGTTTATCCCTAAATTTTAGAtcaataatattcatttttaactcttttttttaaacacatgaaccaaggtaaaccgcacttaaGCGACATGCTCTGGTCCatgaggcataatcacaaactCTCTCTTTTTGGGATTCGAActtgtgaccaagaggatacaagtccACTCTCTAATCAACTGAGCCAACTCTTGCGGGGTTCATTTTTAACTTTCCTTATAACCAATCAGAATTCACCCCTGAATCTTATTGATTTTAGAAGGGGGTTCAAGTAATAAT of the Daucus carota subsp. sativus chromosome 4, DH1 v3.0, whole genome shotgun sequence genome contains:
- the LOC108217185 gene encoding glutathione S-transferase T3-like, which gives rise to MNPNNSPPSNPNSQVPNTQFPYYFPNSYFPNPNTHNPNTQFSSPQNFNSNVQTPNPQFPFLNPFFPGAQNSQYQFPYVPNFQIPVDNQNSPNSQFSVFEGTNTIDLNDDCHEVEDIREAIGQWKWNEDKLLISAWLNVSTDSMIGTDQKGETFWERIREYCEESIPDLIKRGGIAMKKRWQRINEGARRYGACYDQAKRRVGSGSNLDNITQLAHELHVAKYKKKSNFDKHWNELRRQPKWRAPSTNSGSMKRTKLSDTGAYSSSTNNETPTSTNDVESPVRPKGTKATKRKGKEKVTKACEELEILKSSTCKRLSLMEEFVTNEQKKEERRAKEQDLKIIMADTTIMNETQRESHAKLLQDIYSRRM